Proteins from a single region of Halorubrum sp. 2020YC2:
- a CDS encoding DUF433 domain-containing protein — MAEGESRRIARELMSEPHIRGRRISVRQVYALVEDRGENPETVADRYDLDVADVYHALAYYHDHPREMREAEREREDAIVDFHESIDRPEGIDPDAA; from the coding sequence ATGGCTGAGGGTGAATCGAGGCGGATCGCACGCGAGCTCATGAGCGAGCCCCACATTCGTGGCCGTCGAATCAGCGTCCGGCAGGTGTACGCCCTCGTCGAAGACCGGGGTGAAAACCCCGAGACCGTTGCCGATCGGTACGATCTCGACGTAGCTGACGTGTACCACGCGCTGGCGTACTATCACGACCACCCACGAGAGATGCGTGAGGCCGAACGAGAGCGCGAAGACGCGATAGTGGACTTCCACGAGTCGATCGATCGTCCCGAAGGTATCGATCCGGACGCTGCCTGA